A window of the Rhizobium brockwellii genome harbors these coding sequences:
- a CDS encoding ImuA family protein, with amino-acid sequence MAQHALARERLFALRETIARLEGRLAPALAAAEREALAEGRKTHQERTLPPLAFGVEFLDRALEGGLPLDAITEFRSALSRDAGAASGLAMAVAARLQKQEADGGRLLPLLWIGDAVGTLEAGRPYAPGLRDFGLSPERFLHAAPRKLDEALWLAEVAVESAAFSAVIFEVRGNPAHFGLTESRRLSLRAHAARRPLFLVRQAGAEEASSAALRLHVEPAPSALRPLPDGSTLSGSIGNPIFRLTLEKSRNPAPLSFLLEWNPHEREFLPVAEPNLVRPPGEQSAHSGAQLSASANGPHRPQAMGALLAFERAS; translated from the coding sequence ATGGCGCAGCACGCCCTGGCGCGCGAGCGGCTTTTTGCGCTCCGCGAAACCATCGCCAGACTGGAGGGAAGACTCGCGCCGGCGCTTGCCGCCGCGGAACGGGAAGCCCTGGCGGAAGGACGTAAGACCCACCAGGAGCGCACACTGCCGCCCCTGGCGTTTGGGGTGGAGTTTCTCGACAGGGCGCTGGAAGGCGGTCTGCCGCTCGATGCGATCACCGAATTCCGTTCCGCTCTGTCTCGCGATGCCGGTGCTGCAAGCGGGCTGGCGATGGCTGTTGCCGCGCGGTTGCAAAAACAGGAGGCGGATGGCGGCCGCCTTCTGCCGTTGCTCTGGATCGGCGATGCCGTCGGCACACTGGAGGCCGGCCGTCCCTATGCTCCCGGGCTTCGGGATTTCGGGTTGAGCCCGGAGCGGTTTCTCCATGCCGCGCCGCGCAAGCTGGACGAGGCGCTCTGGCTGGCGGAGGTGGCGGTGGAAAGTGCTGCCTTCTCGGCCGTCATCTTCGAAGTCCGGGGCAATCCCGCCCATTTCGGCCTGACCGAAAGCCGCCGGCTTAGTCTCAGGGCGCATGCTGCCCGCCGTCCGCTCTTTCTTGTCCGTCAGGCCGGGGCGGAGGAGGCAAGCAGTGCGGCCTTGCGTTTGCATGTCGAACCGGCCCCGTCCGCTCTGCGGCCGTTGCCGGATGGATCGACACTTTCCGGCAGCATCGGCAATCCGATTTTTCGTCTGACGCTGGAGAAGAGCCGTAATCCGGCCCCGCTCTCCTTTCTTCTGGAGTGGAATCCCCATGAACGCGAATTTCTCCCTGTCGCCGAACCAAACCTCGTTCGCCCTCCAGGCGAACAGTCAGCGCATTCTGGCGCTCAGCTTTCCGCATCTGCCAACGGACCGCATCGCCCGCAAGCGATGGGGGCTCTCCTGGCGTTCGAAAGGGCGTCCTGA
- a CDS encoding metallopeptidase family protein → MARIDQSDDWRDRHAPTISAFESLAMDAYSHLPDEFRQLTTNLTIEIEDFPDDDVFEDMALETPFDLLGLFEGRGISERFTVETGEMPNRIRLYRRPILDYWAENDETLGDIITHVLIHEIGHHFGLSDDDMERIEASAEEAAER, encoded by the coding sequence ATGGCCCGCATAGACCAGAGCGATGATTGGCGGGACCGCCATGCGCCGACGATCAGCGCCTTCGAGTCGCTGGCGATGGATGCCTATAGCCATCTGCCGGATGAATTCCGCCAGCTGACGACCAACCTCACGATCGAGATCGAAGATTTCCCCGATGACGACGTTTTCGAGGACATGGCGCTGGAAACCCCTTTCGATCTGCTCGGCCTTTTCGAGGGCAGGGGCATTTCCGAACGTTTCACGGTGGAAACCGGCGAGATGCCGAACCGCATCCGCCTCTACCGCCGCCCCATCCTCGATTACTGGGCTGAGAACGACGAGACGCTCGGCGATATCATCACCCACGTCCTGATCCACGAGATCGGCCACCATTTCGGGCTGAGCGACGATGACATGGAGCGGATCGAGGCAAGCGCCGAGGAAGCCGCTGAGCGATAG
- a CDS encoding DUF1737 domain-containing protein yields MKLYRFLTGPDDASFCHKVTAALNKGWSLEGSPTYAFNAATGAMQCGQAVVKQVEGKEYDPEMKLSEQ; encoded by the coding sequence ATGAAACTCTACCGCTTTCTGACCGGTCCCGACGATGCTTCCTTCTGCCATAAGGTCACCGCCGCCCTCAACAAGGGCTGGTCGCTGGAGGGCTCCCCGACCTATGCCTTCAATGCCGCAACCGGCGCGATGCAGTGCGGCCAGGCCGTCGTCAAGCAGGTCGAAGGCAAGGAATACGATCCTGAGATGAAACTCTCCGAGCAGTGA
- a CDS encoding HpcH/HpaI aldolase/citrate lyase family protein gives MSRNPTPRSVRLRRSVLSVPAINLRALEKTHAVDCDAVIFDLEDSVAPEKKAEARENLWNFFSARPLQGKERIIRINDLSTNFGLADMELVIALNPDAVLLPKVDEPQDVMALGDLLSEADAPDDLRIWAMIETPRGILNAAVIAEAGRTPGSRLDCLVVGLNDLRKETGVLPQPGRNYLVPWLMQVVLAVSAYGLDAIDSVFNDFRDEQGFDAECLQGRAMGFAGKMLIHPAQIEPANRHFGPDPAAIAEAEAIISAFADPASDGLNVINAGGRMVERLHLVQAESLVHKAHLIAARQAAARKTM, from the coding sequence ATGAGCCGAAACCCCACGCCCCGCTCCGTCCGCCTGCGCCGTTCGGTGCTGAGTGTGCCTGCCATCAATCTCCGCGCCCTCGAAAAAACTCACGCGGTCGATTGCGATGCGGTGATCTTCGATCTCGAGGATTCCGTGGCGCCGGAAAAGAAGGCGGAAGCGCGGGAAAATCTGTGGAATTTCTTTTCGGCTCGGCCGCTCCAAGGCAAGGAACGGATCATCCGCATCAATGACCTGTCGACCAATTTCGGCCTGGCGGACATGGAACTGGTAATCGCGCTCAATCCCGACGCCGTGCTGTTGCCGAAGGTCGATGAACCGCAGGATGTCATGGCGCTCGGTGACCTTCTCTCCGAGGCGGATGCACCTGATGATCTGCGCATCTGGGCGATGATCGAGACACCGCGCGGTATCCTCAATGCGGCTGTTATCGCTGAAGCCGGGCGCACGCCGGGCTCGCGGCTCGATTGCCTCGTCGTCGGGCTCAACGACCTGCGCAAGGAAACAGGCGTGCTTCCACAGCCGGGGCGGAACTATCTCGTGCCGTGGCTGATGCAGGTCGTCCTTGCGGTCAGCGCCTACGGGCTCGATGCAATCGACAGCGTCTTCAACGATTTCAGGGACGAACAGGGTTTTGATGCCGAATGTCTGCAGGGCCGGGCCATGGGCTTTGCCGGCAAGATGCTGATCCATCCGGCGCAGATCGAGCCCGCCAACCGGCATTTCGGTCCGGATCCGGCAGCGATTGCGGAAGCGGAGGCGATCATATCAGCCTTTGCCGACCCCGCTTCCGACGGGCTGAACGTCATCAATGCAGGCGGGCGGATGGTCGAGCGGCTGCATCTTGTCCAGGCGGAAAGTCTGGTCCATAAAGCCCACCTGATCGCAGCCCGCCAGGCTGCAGCACGAAAGACGATGTGA
- a CDS encoding VOC family protein has product MDTTTESNSTKMPPVKNGLLPYLTVDGAVKAAEFYKKAFGAEEAYLVPVDESGRTMHVHLYINGSSLMLSDAYPEYGHAFKGHEGFAIQLVIDDIDFWWDRAVAAGAEVVMPVELMFWGDRYGQLRDPFGVLWGLNAPSK; this is encoded by the coding sequence ATGGATACAACGACAGAGAGCAACTCGACCAAGATGCCGCCGGTCAAGAATGGCCTGCTGCCCTATCTGACGGTCGATGGCGCAGTGAAAGCTGCGGAATTCTACAAGAAGGCTTTCGGCGCCGAAGAGGCATATCTCGTGCCGGTCGACGAGAGCGGCAGAACGATGCATGTGCATCTCTACATCAACGGCAGTTCCCTCATGCTGTCGGACGCCTATCCCGAATACGGCCATGCCTTCAAAGGCCATGAAGGCTTCGCCATCCAACTGGTGATCGACGATATCGATTTCTGGTGGGATCGCGCGGTTGCTGCCGGCGCCGAGGTCGTCATGCCGGTCGAACTGATGTTCTGGGGCGATCGCTATGGCCAGCTTCGTGATCCGTTCGGCGTCCTCTGGGGCCTGAACGCACCGTCCAAATAA
- the leuD gene encoding 3-isopropylmalate dehydratase small subunit, producing the protein MDKFVKLTGVAAPLPVVNVDTDMIIPKDYLKTIKRTGLGTGLFAEARYNEDGSENPDFVLNKPAYRAAKILVAGDNFGCGSSREHAPWALLDFGIRCVISTSFADIFYNNCFKNGILPIKVSQEDLDKLMDDASRGSNAVLTVDLENLEITGPDGGLIKFDLDEFKRHCLLNGLDDIGLTLEKGKAIDSFEKKNAASHPWAA; encoded by the coding sequence ATGGATAAATTCGTGAAGCTCACGGGCGTTGCAGCGCCCCTGCCGGTCGTCAACGTCGACACCGACATGATTATTCCGAAGGATTATCTGAAGACGATCAAGCGCACCGGCCTCGGCACCGGCCTCTTCGCGGAGGCTCGTTATAACGAAGACGGCTCAGAAAACCCGGATTTCGTGCTGAACAAGCCGGCCTATCGCGCTGCCAAGATCCTCGTTGCCGGCGACAATTTCGGCTGCGGCTCCTCGCGCGAGCACGCGCCCTGGGCGCTTCTCGATTTCGGCATCCGCTGCGTCATCTCGACCAGCTTCGCCGATATTTTCTACAACAACTGTTTCAAGAACGGCATCCTGCCGATCAAGGTCAGCCAGGAAGACCTCGACAAGCTGATGGACGACGCCTCGCGCGGCTCCAACGCCGTCTTGACCGTCGACCTTGAGAACCTCGAGATCACCGGCCCCGATGGTGGTTTGATCAAGTTCGATCTCGACGAGTTCAAGCGTCACTGCCTGCTGAACGGCCTCGATGATATCGGCCTGACGCTGGAAAAGGGCAAGGCGATCGACAGCTTCGAAAAGAAGAACGCCGCTTCGCACCCCTGGGCAGCCTGA
- a CDS encoding pyridoxal-phosphate dependent enzyme → MPFVPLHLDTPLVQTAPGYSASGKPLWLKLDALQPSGSFKLRGVGRLCQHEVENGAREIFCASGGNAGIAAAYAGRALGVPVTIVVPETTAADVRQTIAATGANVLVHGSVFDEANAHAVELARSRKATYVHPFDHPLLWDGHATLIDEVVAKGAKFDCVITSVGGGGLLAGIVEGLKRNGLSDVPVIAVETEGAASLNASLKANERITLPAITSIANSLGARQVAQHVFDLPKQHPIESVVVSDADAVAACLKFADAQRILVEPACGAALAVADVHAGLLQRFDNPLIEVCGGIGVSLDKLRGWKEKFL, encoded by the coding sequence GACGGCACCTGGCTATAGCGCCAGCGGCAAACCGCTCTGGCTGAAGCTCGATGCTCTGCAGCCTTCCGGCAGCTTCAAGCTGCGCGGCGTCGGCCGGCTTTGCCAGCACGAGGTGGAAAATGGGGCGCGCGAGATCTTCTGCGCTTCCGGCGGCAATGCCGGCATTGCCGCGGCTTATGCCGGCCGGGCGCTCGGTGTGCCGGTCACGATCGTCGTGCCGGAGACGACGGCGGCCGATGTCCGGCAGACGATTGCCGCAACGGGTGCGAATGTCCTCGTTCATGGTTCGGTTTTCGATGAGGCCAATGCTCATGCAGTCGAACTCGCCCGGAGCCGCAAGGCAACCTATGTTCACCCCTTCGACCATCCGCTTCTGTGGGATGGCCATGCCACGCTGATCGACGAGGTTGTGGCCAAAGGGGCAAAATTCGATTGCGTCATCACCAGCGTCGGTGGCGGCGGGCTGCTTGCCGGCATTGTCGAGGGATTGAAGCGCAACGGGCTTTCCGATGTGCCTGTTATCGCCGTCGAAACGGAAGGGGCGGCCTCGCTGAACGCCAGCCTCAAGGCGAATGAGCGTATCACCCTTCCCGCCATTACTTCGATTGCCAATTCGCTCGGCGCGCGGCAGGTGGCGCAGCATGTCTTCGACTTGCCGAAGCAGCATCCGATCGAAAGTGTTGTCGTCAGCGACGCTGATGCCGTTGCCGCCTGCCTGAAATTTGCCGATGCGCAGCGCATTCTGGTCGAGCCGGCTTGCGGTGCGGCCCTTGCGGTTGCCGATGTACATGCCGGGCTGCTTCAGCGCTTCGATAATCCGCTTATCGAAGTCTGCGGCGGCATCGGCGTGTCGCTCGATAAACTCAGGGGCTGGAAAGAAAAGTTTCTTTGA